A region from the Drosophila mauritiana strain mau12 chromosome 2L, ASM438214v1, whole genome shotgun sequence genome encodes:
- the LOC117142845 gene encoding apoptosis-resistant E3 ubiquitin protein ligase 1 isoform X2 gives MGQMHCSPEDASLRSDLVLIRSFVVYKGRPPDHASRFDISMVVSHINVGGAMRVATGGKTFPSLKVKLCFGESMGISSLSSCGDPERLPELPPLDEQRLQRAALHLQQKLILREWLKDHRLQHHYQRLLAVEVASLEDVYWLEDSRASKILGKDWQLWSGARQNLPTSKAQLDALKAQLWSTVVKSSQHQDAWTWGGMLVVSVSVAGLVTLAAMTQPSLAPEARHSLLQYVTGKYLLPANCKVQWDWKDPASVGGTMCFVVRFFQRNGQPYPICDTDHFFVEVTEGTRKVVTISELGSSTDPNNANIAKVKFTVRTAGQYKISVLIGASHIAGSPFLRSFLPGAIDARRSRFIRPASTVICCAGAPTLMHIEPRDEFGNSCLFDQNQSDEALQGYQVAIYDLHGVPVEKLQHAIVFAYDKVNSRVSVTALFPEPTCLRAVISYRDQQLPNGDFDIIVLSSSDTTLVHKNIASRKHNICYEAKLLSIFGVSKNKPRKVLCYVGPKQVTIKEMILKFIPKRIATFRLCPSTKFHFLPQLVSQLHGPVFIIDDGAQPKIELASKDRNIIAATFTHFLLKNIGGSETFKDKQDFFYHEVRKFHASYYHEKMALKVQREKILESSMKAAKGFSVSDWCGNFEVTFQGEQGIDWGGLRREWFELVCSALFDARGGLFCTFHDKHQALVHPNPTRPAHLKLKHFEFAGKMVGKCLFESALGGTYRQLVRARFSRSFLAQLIGLRVHYKYFEQDDPDLYLSKIKYILDTDLDATDTLELYFVEEMYDSSSGQLSKTIELIPNGARTRVTNATKNQYLDALAQQRLCNNVKDEVDSFLKGLNSIIPDNLLSIFDENELELLMCGTGEYSISDFKAHHIANGNSAEFRRVLAWFWAGVSNFSQTEMARLLQFTTGCSQLPPGGFQELNPQFQITAAPTFGNLPTAHTCFNQLCLPDYESYEQFEKSLLLAISEGSEGFGMV, from the exons GAATCTCCTCCTTGTCGAGCTGCGGCGATCCGGAGCGTCTGCCGGAGCTGCCCCCCTTGGACGAGCAGCGTCTTCAGCGGGCCGCATTGCATCTGCAGCAAAAGCTGATCCTGCGCGAGTGGCTAAAGGATCACCGGCTGCAGCATCACTACCAACGGCTGCTGGCCGTGGAGGTCGCCTCGCTGGAGGACGTCTACTGGCTGGAGGACTCACGGGCCAGCAAGATCCTCGGCAAGGACTGGCAGTTGTGGTCAGGAGCACGGCAGAACCTGCCCACGTCCAAGGCCCAACTGGACGCTCTGAAGGCGCAGCTCTGGTCGACGGTGGTCAAGAGCAGCCAGCACCAGGACGCTTGGACATGGGGCGGCATGCTGGTCGTATCCGTCTCAGTCGCCGGCCTCGTCACCCTGGCTGCCATGACGCAGCCTTCATTGGCCCCAGAG GCCCGCCATTCCCTGCTGCAATATGTCACCGGGAAGTATTTGCTGCCCGCCAATTGCAAGGTGCAGTGGGATTGGAAGGATCCCGCCAGCGTGGGCGGCACCATGTGCTTCGTGGTGCGCTTCTTCCAGCGCAACGGCCAGCCATATCCCATCTGTGATACGGACCACTTTTTCGTCGAGGTCACCGAGGGCACTCGCAAGGTGGTCACCATTAGCGAACTGGGCTCCTCCACCGATCCCAACAACGCCAACATCGCCAAGGTCAAGTTCACGGTTCGCACTGCGGGCCAGTACAAGATATCCGTGCTGATTGGCGCCAGCCACATCGCCGGATCGCCCTTCCTGCGATCCTTCCTGCCAGGAGCCATCGATGCCAGGCGCTCGAGGTTCATCAGGCCCGCCAGCACGGTCATCTGCTGCGCAGGTGCACCCACTTTGATGCACATAGAGCCACGGGATGAGTTTGGCAACTCCTGTCTGTTCGACCAGAATCAATCGGATGAGGCGCTGCAG GGCTACCAAGTGGCAATATACGACCTCCATGGAGTTCCAGTGGAGAAACTGCAGCATGCGATTGTCTTCGCCTACGACAAGGTCAACTCCCGGGTGTCGGTGACTGCTCTGTTTCCGGAACCGACTTGTCTACGGGCAGTGATCAGCTACCGGGATCAGCAGCTGCCCAACGGCGACTTCGACATCATTGTGCTGAGCA GCAGCGACACCACCTTGGTTCACAAGAACATAGCCTCCCGGAAGCACAACATCTGCTACGAGGCCAAACTGCTGAGTATTTTCGGTGTGTCCAAGAACAAGCCGAGGAAGGTGCTCTGCTATGTGGGACCCAAGCAG GTGACCATCAAGGAGATGATCCTCAAGTTCATCCCCAAGAGGATTGCCACATTCCGGCTGTGTCCGTCAACCAAGTTCCATTTCCTGCCGCAGTTGGTCTCCCAGTTGCACGGCCCTGTTTTCATCATAGACGACGGAGCCCAACCAAAGATCGAGTTGGCCTCCAAGGATCGGAATATCATAGCTGCCACCTTCACTCATTTTCTGCTGAAGAACATTGGTGGATCCGAGACCTTCAAGGATAAGCAGGATTTCTTCTACCACGAGGTTCGCAAATTCCATGCCAGCTACTATCACGAGAAGATGGCCCTGAAAGTGCAGCGGGAGAAAATCCTGGAAAGCAGCATGAAGGCCGCCAAGGGTTTCTCGGTGTCCGACTGGTGTGGCAACTTTGAGGTCACCTTCCAGGGCGAACAGGGCATCGACTGGGGTGGTTTGCGGAGGGAATGGTTTGAGCTGGTCTGCAGCGCCCTCTTCGACGCCCGCGGAGGTCTCTTCTGCACCTTCCACGACAAGCACCAGGCGCTGGTCCATCCGAATCCCACGCGTCCTGCCCATCTGAAGCTGAAGCACTTCGAGTTCGCCGGCAAGATGGTGGGAAAGTGTCTCTTTGAGAGCGCTCTGGGTGGCACCTATCGCCAGCTGGTCAGAGCCAGATTCAGTCGCTCTTTTCTGGCTCAACTTATTGGTCTGAGGGTGCATTACAAG TACTTCGAGCAGGACGATCCCGACTTGTACCTGTCCAAGATCAAGTACATTCTGGACACCGATCTGGATGCCACGGACACGCTGGAGCTGTACTTCGTGGAGGAGATGTACGACTCCAGTAGTGGGCAGCTGAGCAAGACCATCGAACTGATACCCAACGGGGCCAGGACGCGGGTGACCAATGCCACCAAGAACCAGTACCTGGACGCCCTGGCTCAGCAGCGTCTGTGCAACAACGTCAAGGATGAGGTGGATAGCTTCCTGAAGGGTCTGAATTCCATTATACCAGATAACCTTCTCAGCATTTTTGATGAAAACGAACTGGAG CTGCTGATGTGCGGAACTGGGGAGTACTCCATCAGCGACTTCAAGGCGCACCACATCGCCAACGGCAATTCGGCTGAGTTCCGGCGGGTTTTGGCCTGGTTTTGGGCCGGAGTGAGCAACTTCAGCCAGACAGAGATGGCCCGCCTGCTTCAGTTCACCACGGGATGCTCCCAGCTGCCGCCCGGGGGATTCCAGGAGCTGAATCCGCAGTTCCAGATAACGGCGGCCCCGACCTTTGGCAACCTGCCCACGGCGCACACCTG TTTTAACCAGCTGTGTTTGCCCGACTACGAGAGCTACGAGCAGTTCGAGAAGTCGCTGCTTTTGGCCATCAGCGAGGGCAGCGAGGGATTCGGCATGGTCTAG